From the genome of Strix aluco isolate bStrAlu1 chromosome 13, bStrAlu1.hap1, whole genome shotgun sequence:
CCTTATGAAACTGGAGCTCCTCATTAGCACTGTGGTCATGGGGACTTCCAGAAGCTCCTCTCTCAGTCCGTCGTTCAGTGGCCCCTCTGGTGAGCTGCTCCCTTCGCCCACTTCTTCGGGGCCGGCATCAGGGCGCTTCAGCCTTGCAGCCCGGTGGCACCGTGCAGACCAGAACTGCAGGCAGCCGTAGGCCAGGAGAGCAGtgaagcagaggagcagcaggctgcTCACCATCCACATGGAGGTGGTAGGTTCGTGCTTAGAGTCGCCGAAAACCAGAGGGGTTTTGTCCAGAGTGTGGAAAGTGGTGCAGTGGTTGCTGGAGGGGTAAGAGTTCTTGCACGTGATGCAGAGGACatagatggtggatggtgtgagTTGGTGGAGGACAAGGGAGCTGAGGGGGTGAGGAACTCGCTCCTCACGGTGGAAGTTTTGGCGTAAATAGCCAGCGAAGACGCTGTTCCAGTTGGGGCGATACATGACGTGGTAGTAGTTCTCTGGACAGGGGTTGTTCATGGCCCAAGAGACGGTGGCACTGGTGTAAGTGATGTTGTGCACTTCGATGTTCATCGTGCCCCTGAAACCAGATGCAGGGAGAGGCTGAGTTTCCTGATTCATGTACAGGCTCAAAGGCCACTGGTATCAGTGAAGTCTTTCCACCAGCTTTACTGGCCCTTAAATTGGACTCAGGACTATGCCTGGCTAGCTTAGATTAGATGCTAAGTCTTAGATGGCTAAAATTAGAAATGATTAATCCTGCTGGTGCCCAGACTACTGTATCACTGTgcttcataataaaaaaaag
Proteins encoded in this window:
- the FNDC9 gene encoding fibronectin type III domain-containing protein 9 — translated: MNIEVHNITYTSATVSWAMNNPCPENYYHVMYRPNWNSVFAGYLRQNFHREERVPHPLSSLVLHQLTPSTIYVLCITCKNSYPSSNHCTTFHTLDKTPLVFGDSKHEPTTSMWMVSSLLLLCFTALLAYGCLQFWSARCHRAARLKRPDAGPEEVGEGSSSPEGPLNDGLREELLEVPMTTVLMRSSSFIRESPYSSPHCFFSYKTSDDKRAILPQHGLQ